TACAAATTGCGCATAAGGAAATGAGAAGCGCATAAGGAAAGTTGAGCTGAAACAAGAATACAAGGTGCTGAATCTCTGTTTGACCGTATCGCCCGAAAAGCATCGGAAGAAAGAAAGGTGCTGTAACTTCCATGAGCAAGACAAAGAATCCAAGCGTATATAATATGAGAGAAAAAGTATTTTGAGCAAGTGCATGAAATTTTTCTGGATCATCTCTGTGTTTAACAAGTTCTGGAATTAAAGAGACATTCAGCGCACCTTCAGCAAAAAAACGACGCATCCAGTTTGTGGATTTATATGCAATAAGGAATAGCTCATACCAAACGGATTTTCCTAAAAAATGCGTAATGAGATTATCTCTTACAAATCCTGTGAGGCGACTGATAGCGGTGAATCCTCCAAAGGTAAAAAGATGTTTTGCAATAGAATTATTTTTTTGCATGTTTTAATGTGCACTTCGTCATGGCGAGCCCGCCTTAGGCGGGTGCGGTCATCCATTACGGATCACCATGTAGCTTCGCTCCTCGTGATGACGAACCTTGTGCGAATCCTGTTTGTAGTTGTTAAGTTATAATACACAGTTTAAACTGACTAAGGTAACAAAAAATACTTTTTGGCATATGTTGTGTTATATCGTTTTAGCAGCAGGGCAAAGTAAGCGTTTTAAATCTGATGTATCAAAAGTATTATTTAAGCTTCATGGAAAAACGATTTTAGACTATGCGCTTGAAGCAATTCCTGCGCCAAAAAATGATATTTTTATTGTGGCTAATTTTGAGCATGAGGGTTATAAATGTATTCCTCAGAAAGCGCAGCTCGGAACAGGGCATGCAGTTCAAGAAGCGCTGAAGCAAATTCCACAGAAATATACAGAGTGTATTATTTTGTGCGGAGATGTTCCTTTGATTGAGCGGTCAACGCTTAGAGAGTTAGTTGAGAGCGTTAGTGATTTGACCTTGGTTGGATTTCATATAAATGATTTTACAAAACCTTATGGGCGGATTTTGAATAATGGTGAAGCGATTGTAGAATATAAAGAAGCTTCGCAAGATGTGAAGAATAACTCTTTAGCCTACTCAGGTGTTATGAAAGCATCTCGTAAAGTTTTGGATGAAACGCTGCCGAAATTAAAACCACATCCAGAGTTGTATTTGACAGAAATTGTGGAAAAATGCCGCGGAAGTCGCAGCATCATTTTTAAAACAGAAGAAGAATTTGCTGGCATCAACACAAGAGCGGATCTAGCGTATATTGAAAGGTGTTTGCAAAAAAAATGGATAAACAAACTAATGGAACAGGGTGCTGTTTTTTATAACCCTGAAACATCAAGTGTGCGTCATGATACAAACATTGCGGCAGATGTGATTGTGCATCCAAATGTGCAAATTGGGAGAAACGTGACAATTGAAAAAGGCGCTGTTATTCATCCTTTTACCGCGCTAGAAAATTGCCATATTAAAGAGGGAGTAAACGTTGGGCCATTTGCACACATTCGAGGCGATGTTGTGCTTGAGCGGGAGTCAGTCGTGGGTAATTTTGTTGAAATAAAGGGGTCTAAAATTGGTCAAGGCTCTAAGGTAAAGCATTTGAGTTATATTGGGGATGCGGTTTTAGGTAAAAATGTGAATGTAGGCGCAGGAACAATTACCTGCAATTATGATGGTGTGAACAAACACAAAACCGTTATTGAAGATGATGCTTTTATAGGATCCAATAGTACCTTGATTGCACCTATAACGATTCATGATCATGCATTTATAGGTGCGGATACGGTGCTATCTGAAGATGTGGAAGCATACGATTTGGCATTAACTCGGGCACCGAAGAAAATTGTAAAGGGTTGGCGGAAGAATCGCTCTGCAGATTAACCGTTTCTGGAGTTTATGTTTTATTAAGCAACATGTTTTTCATTACAATAGAAATCAATATTGTTAACATATTATGTTTTTATTTTTTCACTCTTTTGCTGCGGTAGTGTCACACAAACCAAATCTTATACAGGTTATGTGTAAAATTATGAATCGTGAAGATATGCCAAGTGATATGAACGTGCGTTCTGTTGAAGCGTTAAATGACCTTTTATCTAGTGGAAAGTACGACAGAGCTAGCAGGGCAGTTGTTATCAAAAATAAAAGATTATTTTTAAGAATCAATGTGGATGTGCTAGAAGATTTTTTTATGTACATGCTGTACCAAGAGTTTCAAAAAGCTTCGTCTTTAAGTCAAGATTCTATTGTAGTTTTTAATGAATACATAGAAGCATTTCATGCAAAATATAAACCCTTATTTGCTATAAGGGAGTTTAAAGAAAAAGTAGATTATTTTAGTAAAGAGTTTCATAACAAATTAAAGGGTGAGCAAAAAACACATCAGTTATGTGAATACAAATTTAATATCACACAGGGCAAGGTGGCGTATGAGGTTATAAAGGAGCAACCTGTGACTGAGCAGCTAAGCCAAGATCTATTTTTTGAAGGCTTTAGAGAGGCAACGGAAGATGAGCGTCGTCATGGCGAAAGCCCGTAAGGGGCTGTGGCCATCCATTATAGATCACCACGTCGCCTCACTCCTCGTGACGACGAATCAATGCTTACTCTTACGAAAAGATTCTAAACACACAACATTGTCTGGCAGATTATCAATTTTATCTAAACTCACATCAAACTCTAATCCGAATTGCTCATTTGGATCTACGATATGAGAAATTGTACGAAATGGGATTACAAAGTGTTCGATTTTTTCGCCAACATATAGGTCGAGACTAAAACGATCATGCCCAACTTGTAAGTTTTCATATTTATCTTCTTGCAATTCAATACACAAACCATTGCTGTATTCTTTAGCAAGTTTTGCTGGACATGTAACACCCTTAAGTTCTGGCATAAAGGTGAGTCTGATATACTCATTTTTCTTCATACCGTGATCTTCGATATGTCTTAAAACTTGAACAATTACACCGCGCAATGCATCTTGCACAATTTTATCGTAATTCAATTTAGACATAATATTTCTCCTTTTTAAATTTGGTGAGGGATTCTGTTGCTCGGCTCCCTCAAGGCCGCTTTGTTTTCACCAAACTTAAGCTGCGATTGCAGATCTAGTTTCAGCAAAATTGAAAGGTTGGAACCCTGCAATTTGCTCTGGTGAAAGCATTCTAACTGGTTTTCTGTTTCCAATTATTTTTTTCAATCCGTCACGGTGGTATTATACCGGGCAAAGAGACGTATCTTTCAAAGTGCGTCGATCCTATTTCATCCCCATAATTTTTCTTGGTGGAGACGCCGGGTACCGCCCCCGGGTCCGCTCCATCTATTACATAAGCTGTTTATTGCCATAGTCGGGATTTCCCAACATTATTATTGTAGGAAGTCAAGATTAAGTTTTCAAGTATGTATCGTTCATGGCCATAATCTGTTAACATAAAGGATATAATAATACATGAATAAAAAAATGACACAATCAAAGGAATACACATCTGAATCGATTAAAGTTTTAAAAGGGTTGGAAGCGGTTAAAAAACGTCCCGGTATGTATATTGGAGACACAGATGATGGTTCTGGTTTGCATCACATGGTATTTGAAGTTGTGGATAACTCTGTGGATGAAGCATTGGCCGGACATTGTGATAAGGTTATTGTGAAGATCGAACAAGATGGAAGTGTTTCGGTTGAAGATAATGGCCGCGGTATTCCTGTGGATATGCATGCGGAAGAAGGTGTGTCAGCAGCAGAAGTGATCATGACACAATTGCACGCAGGTGGTAAATTCGACCAAGACTCTTATAAAGTATCTGGTGGTTTGCATGGTGTAGGTGTATCTGTTGTGAACGCTTTGTCAGAGCGATTAATTTTGAAAATTAAGCGCGGTGGAAAATTATATGAAATGGAATTTGCGGATGGTGTTGCAACCTCACCATTAAAAGTTATAGGTCACGATGTAAAAGAGACAGGAACATATGTTCGTTTTTATCCATCTCCAAAGATCTTTTCTGGAACAGAATTTGATCGCAAGATTTTAGAAGCTCGCCTTCGTGAGTTAGCGTTTTTGAATTCTGGTTTGAAGATTATTCTTAAAGATGAGCGTGAAGATAAATTCTTTGAATCAACATTCTTCTATGAAGGTGGTTTGGTTGAATTCGCAAAATATCTTGGTCGTGGAAAAACATTCTTAAATGAGCAAGTGATTCATGGAAAAGGTGAAGAAAAAGCGGGTGATAAATTAATTTCTTTAGAGTTTGTTTTGCATTGGTCAGACAGTTATCACGAAACAATGATGTGTTTCACGAATAATATTCACCAAAAAGATGGTGGAACGCATTTGATAGGCTTTAGAGCTGCTATGACGCGTGCAGTTCTAGGCTATATTTCTGAAATGAAAAAAGATGTAAAGATTGCGATCACTGGTGAAGATGTCCGTGAAGGTATTGTATCTATTATTTCTGTGAAAATGCCAGATCCAAAGTTTTCTTCTCAAACAAAAGAGAAACTTGTATCTTCAGAGGTCCGTCCAATTGTTGAAAATATGGTTTCCAATGCTTTGAAGACTTGGTTGGAAGAGAATCCAAATCAAGCAAAGGTTATCATTGGTAAAGTCATTGATGCGGCATCCGCAAGAGAAGCCGCTAAGAAGGCAAGAGAATTAACGCGACAAAAGAAAAGCTCCGTTCAGTTATCTGGAAAATTGGCACAATGTCAGGAGAAAGATCCAGCATTATCCGAATTATTCATAGTTGAGGGAGATTCTGCGGGCGGTTCTGCTAAGCAAGGACGCCACCGTAAGTTCCAAGCGATTTTGCCATTGAAAGGTAAAATTATTAATGTGGAAAAAGCTCGTCTGGATAAGGTTTTATCTTCTCAAGATATTGCCACGCTTATTGCAGCCCTTGGTACAGGTATTGGAGAGGATTTTGAACCAAACAAAGCGCGTTATCATAAAATTATCATTATGACGGACGCTGACGTAGATGGTAGTCACATTCGTACATTGTTGTTAACCTTCTTCTATCGTCACATGAAAGGTTTGATTGAAAAAGGATATTTATATATTGCTCAACCACCACTTTATAAAGTGCGCCGAGGAACAAAAGATACATATTTAAAGAATGAGCGCGCATTAGATGCTTTCATTATTCATAGAAATGTCGAAGATGTAGAATTAAGTGATGGAAAATCCACATTGACAGGTGATGAGTTTGGTAAATTTCTGGAGAATTGCTATCAAATCAAGCACGGCATTAATCAGATGTACACAAAAATTCAAAGCACAGAGTTGGTCGAAGAGATTTTAAAGGCAAGCGATTTAACTGTGTTGAAAGATTGGGTGGCGCGTCATGAAGAAGATGAATGGGTAATTGAGCGTGAGCGTTATGGAACAAGAGAGACATATCACGTTTCAGAATCTGTATTTGAATCAGGTGAATTCAAGAACTTAAAAGAAAAATTTTCACGTATTGCCTTTTTTGATTTTGATAAGGCGTCTATTAAATTTAAAGAGCGCGAGCCTATTAAGACAGAAACATTTTTATCACTCATGGAACAATTGGATAAATATGCCAAGACGGGTATTATGATTAGCCGATATAAAGGTTTGGGTGAAATGAATGCAGATCAACTGTGGGAAACAACGTTGAACCCTGAAAACAGAACGTTATTGAAGGTTAGCTTAGATGATGCAGAAGCTGCTGAGCAATCTGTATCTATGCTTATGGGAGATCTTGTTGCACCACGTCGTGCGTTTATTGAAGAGAATGCGCTGAACAGTAATGTGGATACTTAATTACTTTAGAGGTTCAGGAAAGACAGGGATATAACGTCCATTTTTATCTATTATTAATTCAAAAGGATGAGTGTCTTCCGTTACATCTGATTGAAAACAAAATCTTGGGGCGCTTTTTCCAGTATACTGGCCATCTTCTAAAAGCACTCTCTCTTTGCCTTCTTCATCAACTACTGTTTTCAATATTTCTTCTTCAGTATAGGTTTGCGGTCTTGCGCGTAAATTTCCCATTCCTACAGAGTCAACCATTCTGATCACTTGTTTTTTTTCTGGATGAACTGTCGCATATAACGTTTGTAAAGGTCCGTTAGCCTGAGGTCCAAACTTGCAAAAAACAGGTTCAGGGGTCAGGCTTCGACTTTTTTCTCCTAGGCGTTTTATTTCAGGGGCGTACAGTTGCGTCATGATAGCTAAAACGCAAAGCGCATAGCAGCGTTGATAGTGAGCGGATAACACAAACATAAGCATTTCAGCCAACCCATCTCTCTCAGTTGCTGGTATTGGCACAATAGGAGGGGTGTCCAACCAAATAAAACAAAGTGCTTCATCTGAATCAGCTGGCGTTAAAGTCAAAGGTACTCTCGGATCATTTTCCTGAACTCTTTGTCTGAATTTTCGAACCAATAGATTGGAAAACTCAAATAAATCCAAGTCTCCATCTTCATCTTGCACAGCTTCTGAGGGGTAAAAAGCTACAATTTTACTAATTTCATCATGATTTGAGAATGTAAATGAGTCCTTGGGTTTAAAGGTTCTGCATTTTAAAAGAGGTTTGTCAGTTCCTTTTTCACGCAACATAGCTTCAAAAGAAAAACGATTTCTTTCGTCAACAAAAAAGTATTTTGATCCTAGGAGCGACTTTCGGGCAGAAGAGGAGCAAAAATTCCTACTTTCAACCAAATGAGATGAGCAACATGAGAGAAAGGTATGTTGCATTTGGTGTTTTGTTGCTGCATGTATCGTCCAAAACCAAAACACAATATTATTTTCTAATCTAACCACAAGAATTCTAGCAAAATATAGTTTACATATCAATCTGTAAAATAAGGCGGTATTTATAAACAAAAAAATACTTGCAATGTTAAATCTATTCATATAAATTGCAAATAGAACACTCTTGTTAGACCATGATGTTTTTTGTTCTATTCTTTTTATTGACCTTATTTTTGCTGTTAAGCGTGAAGGTTGGGGAAAATATTGTGGATATAAAAACATTCTCAACCACTTCGCTGGGGTCTTTTTCTTTTATATGTAATGTAACCTCCTCTTTTATTGGTGGAATTTTTATTCTCGGAAATATAGAGAATGGATTTTATTACGGCATTTCTCCTCTTATAGGGTTTTTAGGTTTTCCCTTTCAACTTCTTCTTGTTGGGCTTATGATTTCTCCTAGAAGAATAAAAGCTCTGACAGTTGGAGAGATGTGTGAGCTCTACTACGGTAAGTATTTTAGGATTTTTATGGGGTTAGTGGTGACAATTTTTAACCTAAGTGTGATCACCGCCATGATATACTCCATGAGCCTTGCGCTAACCTCTTTTGGACCTATTGCAGTTGTTTCAACTGTTATTTGTTCTTTAATATTTTTGCTGTGTTGTTGTTATGGAGGAGTGATAACGGCCGTCTATTTAGGTGTGTTGCAGTTTTTGATTATGTTGCTTGGTGTTTTGATAGGTACCTTGGTTGTTATTTTTTGTTGTGAAGGGGTAGGGGGTTTTTTTGCAGCAATTCCAAGTGGGCATTTTCACTTTCCTGATGGGCATTCTTATGCAAAAATTTTTTCTATCTTTATAGGATTTTCTTTAGGGAATGCATTGATGCCTCCGGTTTTGCAAACGATTAATCTTGCACAAACAAAGGGGCAGGCAAGATCGGGTTATCTTATGGCTAGTTTTTTTATCGCCTTATTTGCATTGTTTTTTACGCTTTGTGGTATGGGTTTTGCGGCTTTTAATGTTGGTTCTTTAGGAGATTTGTTTAAGAACGCCTTTCTCCTCATGCCTTTTTGGTTGAAAGTTTTTGCGGCTTTTGGATTACTGATTGCTGCATTATCTTCTGTGGATACATTTCTCAACATTGCATCAACAGCTTTTGTGAAGGATGTGGTGAAGTTTCTTGATTCTGAAGTTGATGAGTTAAAGGCTGTGCGTTTGTGTGTATTCGTGTTTGGATTTATATGTTTATTTCCTGTTCTTTTTATTTCATCTGACTTATTTGATGTTTTATTTTTTATCTATAAATTTTGGGGACCTTTGTTGGCTGCTGTTTTGATTGGTATTCATTTTAAAAAACCGATTCAAATAAAGCATTTTTGGGTTATATCTTTTTTGACTTTATGCGCCATGGGTTTATGGAATATTTTAGGATTAGAAGGCAAAACGGATATAAGTGATTTGGTCATTGGGTTAGGGGTGAATTTTTTGTTGTATGGTCTTGCTAGAGGGACACAACGTCAAACGCAAGTCTAAATCTTCCAAATATACCTTTGCCTAAACTCTCTTGTGTTAAATATAAAGGCGCCCATGCAACACCTGTTTCTAGAAGCATTAATTTAAGGTATTCAGGCAGGTCTTGGATTTTAAGTTCCGATGGTAGTCTGAGTTTCATTATTTCATATTCTGAGGAGTTTTTAGGTACTCGAACTTCTGCAAATGAACCTTGAGTATCTGTTTTATTAAACACGATTTTTTGAGTATCTTGAAAATAGATACGCTCATTGGTATTCAGAAGTGGCCTTGCATCAGTTTTTAACGCGGTGACCCATTCAGAGATATTATCAAGTGCTGTTGTGAAATAGACTATTCTTAAAGACCCTCTTAAATATGTAAGAGAGTTGTCAGGCATAACATTGACAGTATAGTCGCAGAAATCAACCGGACTAGCTTCTGATCCCTGCATTAATCCGATTCTTCTTGTATCTTTTGTTAAAGGTTTAAAGAGTTTTTCTGTTAATTCACCCGAAATTTTTGCTATAAAGTGTTCTGTTTTTAAAGCTGCCATTTCTGCAATGCCACCTTCTGAGGCGGTTGATCATCCAACCCAATAAAAAGCAGTAATTTTTTTCGTTGGATCTTCTTGTGAGCTGTGGCAAAGCTTTAACATAGCTTTTGGATCGGACAGACGACCTGATACGCGCGCATTCCAAAAATCCCTAACCGCAGAGTATTCTGGCACCTTTCCAGTTGTGTAATGTAATGCACTCACTCTTGCTTTAAGGAATGCAGCAAAATCAGAAGCGGCATTTATTTCTTCTTCTGTTTTTGGCGCGACTCCTTCTGCAGTTTGGAGGCAAAAGGTAAAATCGGTTGCTGCATCATCAGATCCTACTGTTATAGTGGTTTGCATAAAAACTTTAAGCTCATTCCTACCATCTTCATTTACTCTATGTTGAAAAATT
The genomic region above belongs to Alphaproteobacteria bacterium and contains:
- the glmU gene encoding bifunctional UDP-N-acetylglucosamine diphosphorylase/glucosamine-1-phosphate N-acetyltransferase GlmU; this translates as MLCYIVLAAGQSKRFKSDVSKVLFKLHGKTILDYALEAIPAPKNDIFIVANFEHEGYKCIPQKAQLGTGHAVQEALKQIPQKYTECIILCGDVPLIERSTLRELVESVSDLTLVGFHINDFTKPYGRILNNGEAIVEYKEASQDVKNNSLAYSGVMKASRKVLDETLPKLKPHPELYLTEIVEKCRGSRSIIFKTEEEFAGINTRADLAYIERCLQKKWINKLMEQGAVFYNPETSSVRHDTNIAADVIVHPNVQIGRNVTIEKGAVIHPFTALENCHIKEGVNVGPFAHIRGDVVLERESVVGNFVEIKGSKIGQGSKVKHLSYIGDAVLGKNVNVGAGTITCNYDGVNKHKTVIEDDAFIGSNSTLIAPITIHDHAFIGADTVLSEDVEAYDLALTRAPKKIVKGWRKNRSAD
- the gyrB gene encoding DNA topoisomerase (ATP-hydrolyzing) subunit B, whose amino-acid sequence is MNKKMTQSKEYTSESIKVLKGLEAVKKRPGMYIGDTDDGSGLHHMVFEVVDNSVDEALAGHCDKVIVKIEQDGSVSVEDNGRGIPVDMHAEEGVSAAEVIMTQLHAGGKFDQDSYKVSGGLHGVGVSVVNALSERLILKIKRGGKLYEMEFADGVATSPLKVIGHDVKETGTYVRFYPSPKIFSGTEFDRKILEARLRELAFLNSGLKIILKDEREDKFFESTFFYEGGLVEFAKYLGRGKTFLNEQVIHGKGEEKAGDKLISLEFVLHWSDSYHETMMCFTNNIHQKDGGTHLIGFRAAMTRAVLGYISEMKKDVKIAITGEDVREGIVSIISVKMPDPKFSSQTKEKLVSSEVRPIVENMVSNALKTWLEENPNQAKVIIGKVIDAASAREAAKKARELTRQKKSSVQLSGKLAQCQEKDPALSELFIVEGDSAGGSAKQGRHRKFQAILPLKGKIINVEKARLDKVLSSQDIATLIAALGTGIGEDFEPNKARYHKIIIMTDADVDGSHIRTLLLTFFYRHMKGLIEKGYLYIAQPPLYKVRRGTKDTYLKNERALDAFIIHRNVEDVELSDGKSTLTGDEFGKFLENCYQIKHGINQMYTKIQSTELVEEILKASDLTVLKDWVARHEEDEWVIERERYGTRETYHVSESVFESGEFKNLKEKFSRIAFFDFDKASIKFKEREPIKTETFLSLMEQLDKYAKTGIMISRYKGLGEMNADQLWETTLNPENRTLLKVSLDDAEAAEQSVSMLMGDLVAPRRAFIEENALNSNVDT